In a genomic window of Rhododendron vialii isolate Sample 1 chromosome 12a, ASM3025357v1:
- the LOC131312043 gene encoding uncharacterized protein LOC131312043 yields the protein MPPPNQHQRVNLVELKAQVVKKLGLEGSNRYFFYLNRFLNLKLSKVEFNKLCLQIVGRENISLHNQFIRSILKNACSAKAPPPTLDKHSVSNPSFLSNGDIRAVSTRKVRTEIRDRNTFDHHNAFGPNANTKSSNSVVLENGDLTPHEIRWPVQHHQGHAEQAEETEREVSHFPSGNVSSTKRYTDGSVSLHSKDPVEAARLEDRRDGFSRSSLSAPLGVPLCQVSVGGARRTMPSASSSNCASLFNSGSLLDTATLRQRMEQIAVAQGLEGVTMDCANFLNKGLDVYLKGLVTSCIELVGARSGQEFRSSTNKNQTHLKLVNGVRPGHHLHMQSRGNPMESIQERKLDCPISLLDFRVAMEVNPQQLGEDWPILLERICTNAFEE from the coding sequence ATGCCACCACCGAATCAGCACCAACGGGTCAATCTTGTTGAATTGAAAGCTCAGGTAGTTAAGAAACTCGGGCTGGAGGGATCAAACCGatattttttctatttgaatAGGTTTCTGAATTTGAAGCTAAGCAAGGTTGAGTTCAATAAGCTTTGCCTTCAGATTGTTGGGAGAGAGAATATTTCACTGCATAATCAATTCATTCGTTCCATTCTGAAAAATGCTTGTAGTGCAAAAGCCCCACCGCCAACTCTTGACAAGCATAGTGTGTCAAATCCATCTTTTTTGTCGAATGGAGACATTCGAGCAGTTTCAACCCGGAAGGTCAGGACAGAAATACGTGATCGCAACACCTTTGATCATCACAATGCTTTTGGCCCAAATGCAAACACAAAGAGCAGCAATTCTGTTGTTTTGGAAAATGGGGATTTGACTCCACATGAAATTCGATGGCCGGTGCAGCATCATCAAGGACATGCAGAGCAAGCGGAAGAAACTGAACGTGAGGTTTCACATTTCCCCTCTGGCAATGTCTCGTCAACAAAGAGATATACAGATGGCTCAGTTTCTTTACATAGCAAAGACCCAGTCGAAGCGGCACGTTTGGAAGATCGGAGAGATGGCTTTTCTAGGAGTTCACTCAGTGCCCCACTTGGGGTTCCATTATGCCAAGTTAGTGTTGGTGGAGCCCGCAGAACAATGCCTTCGGCAAGTAGTAGTAATTGTGCCAGCTTATTCAACAGCGGTAGTTTGTTGGACACCGCAACATTGAGGCAACGGATGGAGCAGATTGCTGTAGCACAAGGCCTTGAAGGGGTGACAATGGACTGTGCCAACTTTTTGAACAAGGGTTTGGATGTTTACTTAAAGGGTTTAGTTACATCATGCATTGAACTAGTGGGGGCAAGGTCAGGACAAGAATTTAGGAGTAGTACAAACAAGAACCAGACTCATTTGAAGCTTGTTAATGGTGTTAGGCCAGGTCATCATCTTCATATGCAAAGTAGAGGTAATCCTATGGAAAGCATACAAGAAAGGAAACTCGATTGTCCCATATCGTTGCTAGATTTCAGAGTTGCAATGGAGGTGAACCCACAGCAACTTGGCGAAGACTGGCCAATACTGCTGGAGAGAATATGTACAAATGCATTTGAAGAATGA